In Rhodococcus antarcticus, the genomic window GGAGGGGTGCCTGGGGTCGCAAGGCCGCAGCCTGCTCCGCCGCTCAGTCGCCAGCTGCCTCGTCCGCTCCAAACGCCACGGCCTCGTCGCGCATGCCCTCCAGAATCTCGAGATTGCGCAGAACGATGTCGGGTTTGTAGGTATGGGTTGGCTTCAGCCGAGACATCCGCTCGAGCACCTCCTCGTCGGTCAGGTGGTCCAGCCACGCCGCGATCTGCTCGGCACTCAGGGAGCCGTCCATCTGGCCGAGCGTGTCGACGATGTCGATCCGGACCGACGCCGCGCCCAGGCGCTGCTTGTGCCGGTCGGATGCCGACATGGTCGACCCCGCCGAGATCGCGCGGCGCTCGTCGACGTGCCCGACAGCAATGTCGTAGCGCGTCGGCAGTTCGGGCCTGGGCGGCTCCAAGCCAGTGACGAGGCGCGGCACTGCCTGGGTGCGGACCCAATGGGAGATCTCCTCGAGCTCCTGCATGAGCACCGGCCACGTGTCCGTGCCGGGCCGGTTGATGCCGATCGTCGGAAAGAGCGCGACCGGCACACGCGTGCCGAACGGGGTCTCCGCGATTACGTCCCCCACCCGCAGCGGCACCTCGGGCCGCGGCGGGAGGCTGCGGACCGAGCGCGGCATCTGGTCCTCCTTGTACATGGCAGCGATACGGACCGCCGTGACCGCTGGAGTCCGGTGCTTCGCATGGTTCGTGTGGAGGACGAGGCGAGCCAACGGGTGGTTCTCAGCGTCCTTCCGGTTAAAGGGCTGCAGCCCCTCAATTCGCTTCACCAGGTCGCTGCCGGGATGCAGCGAGGCGGGCCCGTTCTTCACGCGGCCCTTCGCCCAGGACTCGAAGTCCTCGGCCTTGCGGGACGCCGGGATCTCGACCACGCGCGCGGCCTTCTCGTCCAGGGTTCCGTCGCGGAACTCGACCTCCGCGAACAGAGCGTGCTCAAGCGCCGCTCGGAGCGCGACTAGCGCATCGGCGACGAGCAGCGGGACCTTCCGCGGGATCGGGGCCACATGCGTCACTACGGTCCGCGTGTTGGGGAAGGCGAGCTGCTCCTCGAGCTCAAAGGTTCCATCGGGCCGCGTCTGGTAGGCGAAAAGCACGTCGGCGACCTGGCCGACCAGCTCATCCACGTGCGACAGGGTCGCGGCCACACCGAGCTGGTGGTCGGGCAACCAGTGGTGCACCGAGTCCTTCACGACGGAATCCTAGGCGACGTGCGCATGTGGCGCCGAGGTCGCCGGAGGACCCTCAAAGTGGCCGACTCGACCCTGTCGGACCCGTTCCCTGCTGCCAGGCGCGCCGGTAACCGGCACCGACATCGTTTGACCGCAGACATTGGGTGCGTCGTTCCGCCGCCATCGACGCGCTCCCATCGACCGATCGGTAGCCGGGACGGTGACGCGGCCTTGTCGGGGCGGCGATGACACGTCGGTTTCAGCCGGTGACCCGTCGTACGCCCTGGCCGCGTTGCTCGAGGGCAGCTAGTCGGGCCCCGATCGCTGTCGCTGTCGGGCCTTTCGCTCTGCGGGGGTCGGGTGGGAGCTGGCCGCGCCGGAGAACCCGGTCAGCGTCGTGTAGGTGTCGAGCGTCGCCAAGGAGTCGGTGGCGGCCACGTCGGTGGCGTAGTCGTCGGTGGCGTGTTCGTACCGGCGGTGGTGGCCTCTGATGAGGAGCTGCCCGAGGAGAAGACTCAGGATCGTCGAGCCGGCCAGCAGCGTCCCGCACACCAGGGTGGTGAGGAAGACGGTGCCGTGGTCCCGGGCCATCGACGTACCAACGAGCACCACAGCGACGGCGGCAACGACGAAGGGCGCGACCGCGGCGCGTAGGGAGTCGGCGCGGTGGTGGTGGTTGAGGTGCCGATGCCCGAGCTCGTGGAGCGGCACACCGTGGGCGACCGCCGACGTCGGGTCGTGGTGTGCGGCGAACACCGTGCCGATGTGGATGGTGTCGGTGGGGGTTACCACGCGCAGCTCGCCGAGCCCTTCTCCCACGTGACGTTCCGTATGGGGGTCGGCT contains:
- a CDS encoding M48 family metalloprotease yields the protein MVTPTDTIHIGTVFAAHHDPTSAVAHGVPLHELGHRHLNHHHRADSLRAAVAPFVVAAVAVVLVGTSMARDHGTVFLTTLVCGTLLAGSTILSLLLGQLLIRGHHRRYEHATDDYATDVAATDSLATLDTYTTLTGFSGAASSHPTPAERKARQRQRSGPD